Within the Dolichospermum compactum NIES-806 genome, the region TATTATCATTATGTTAAGTAGCGCCCCCGTGCCTACCCCAGTATTAGGGGCAACTTTAGGTCAATTATTATTATCATTATGTTAAGTAGCGCCCCCGTGCCTACCCCAGTATTAGGGGCAACTTTAGGTCAATTATAGGCTGACATTCTCAAACCATGTAATACTTGTGTACGCTTAGAAACTAAGTACAAGATTGTCTATTTGCCAAAGTTTGAGTGAAAAAACAACTCTTAATTAAAAATATCACTGACTTGGGACTCAAATTGACAAATCCACTCATAAATTTCAGTTAGGGTCTTTTTGGCATCTCTTTGAGGTTGCCATCCAGTAGCATTCATCACTTTGCGAGAATCTGTAATAAAGATTGGCACATCACCAATTCTATTTTCGGGAATAGGGGTAATGGGAATTTGATTCTGGGTAATTTCTTGACAAAGCTGAGTTGTTTCGGAGAGTGAAAGGGTGTTATTGACCCCACCTCCAACGTTAAAAGTTTGCCCCTTTAATTCCTCTAGACTACAAATCTGGGTGTCAATCAAGTCTAATAAATCTGCTATGTGTAAAAAGTCTCTCACTTGTTTACCTGTCCCCCCATAACCGATGTATTTTAAAGGTTTTTGGAAGTAGTGAAACGCCATCCACAAAGCAAACACACCTTGATCTACTTTGCCCATTTGCCAAGGACCAGTTAGGACTCCACAACGATTAATCAGAGTTCTGATTCCATAAGCATCAGCATATTCAGCAATCAGTAATTCTGAAGCGAGTTTAGTTGAACCGTAGAGAGAGCGGGCTTTATCTAAGGGAAATTCCTCAGAGATACCGTGATTTGATGCCCCTACTAAAGGCTGTTGTTCTAAGAGTTGAAAACGGGTTTCTGTTTCTGTAAATTCCAAAGCATTGAGGTAAGCAATGGGATAAACCCGACTGGTAGACAGAAAAATAAAATCTGCTTGAGTTTGTCGTGCTAACTCTAAGCAGTTAATTGTTCCTACCAAATTAGTTTGCAGCACATAACCGGGAGAAGTGTACCCAGCTAAAACTGAGGGTTCAGCGGAGCATTCTAAAATTAAATCAGGCTGAAGTGCGATGGGATCTAAATCTTCTTGACTTCTAATATCACCATGAACAAACTGAATCCCTGCTTGTTTAAGTCTGGGTAAATTCAATTCTGAACCTCGTCGCTTTAAGTTATCTAAAGCGGTGATTTTCCAGTCAGGATAGCGTTGGGCAAGTCCTAAACCCAACGCACTACCTACAAATCCTGCTCCACCTGTAATTAGAATCTGTTTGCTCATGGGATTTATTTTTTATTAGTTAATCAAGTAATTTATTTGATAGAAAACTTATTTCTATTTTTGGTGCGTACAAAAGAGAGTTGATTGTTTGGAAACTGAATGACTTAACTTTTGCTGGTAATTTTCCTCGAAAGAAAGATAAAGCTTCATTATCGTCTTTAGGTAGATGACTGACTATAACGCCGGTTTCGGAATTTTCAGGAATAATTCTGTAAGTCTTTTGAGAATTGTCTACATAATCTATTTTCATCATTACAGGTGGTGATCTAAAGAGAGTTTTATAAATTTTTCCTAAAAGGGAATATTGAAACTTAACTTTTGCCCTAATTATCTTCCCATTACCAACTTCTATAGAATAAGCATTATTCCAAGGAATTGATGATATTTCACCCAAAGAATCTGGCAAACATCGGCTCACCTGACGTTTTTCCAAAAGGACTATATTTGAGAGATCAGGAGTTTTGATAAAATCAGGTACATCAGCAGATAGTTCGTAGTTACAGAAGATATAAGAAAAAGTCTTAGGTTCATCAAAGAAAGGATGTCTACCATC harbors:
- a CDS encoding NAD-dependent epimerase/dehydratase family protein, whose amino-acid sequence is MSKQILITGGAGFVGSALGLGLAQRYPDWKITALDNLKRRGSELNLPRLKQAGIQFVHGDIRSQEDLDPIALQPDLILECSAEPSVLAGYTSPGYVLQTNLVGTINCLELARQTQADFIFLSTSRVYPIAYLNALEFTETETRFQLLEQQPLVGASNHGISEEFPLDKARSLYGSTKLASELLIAEYADAYGIRTLINRCGVLTGPWQMGKVDQGVFALWMAFHYFQKPLKYIGYGGTGKQVRDFLHIADLLDLIDTQICSLEELKGQTFNVGGGVNNTLSLSETTQLCQEITQNQIPITPIPENRIGDVPIFITDSRKVMNATGWQPQRDAKKTLTEIYEWICQFESQVSDIFN